The following proteins are encoded in a genomic region of Pikeienuella piscinae:
- a CDS encoding SDR family NAD(P)-dependent oxidoreductase, producing MDLGLNGKRALVTGGTKGIGRRCAELFAAEGVAVSVCARNAEDIAATVDALKTAGATAHGAAVDVADKRALESWVADAAAALGGIDIVVANVSALAVADDEAAWKAGFETDMMHTVRLVNAAMPHLEASEAASICAVSSVSGREIDFTGPAYGAFKAALVHYVQGLAYKLAAKGIRANSVSPGNTYFEGGIWNQIETGNPDLFAEALALNPTGRMGRPEEIAAGVVFLSSPASSFTTGTNLVIDGALTKGVQL from the coding sequence ATGGATCTTGGATTGAATGGAAAGCGCGCGCTTGTCACGGGCGGGACCAAAGGTATCGGCCGGCGCTGCGCCGAGCTTTTCGCGGCCGAGGGCGTGGCGGTCAGTGTCTGCGCCCGGAATGCGGAAGACATCGCGGCCACCGTGGACGCGCTGAAGACGGCCGGCGCGACCGCCCATGGCGCGGCGGTGGATGTGGCGGACAAGCGGGCGCTCGAATCCTGGGTGGCGGACGCCGCGGCGGCGCTTGGCGGGATCGACATCGTGGTCGCCAACGTCTCCGCGCTGGCGGTCGCCGACGACGAAGCGGCGTGGAAGGCGGGCTTCGAGACCGACATGATGCACACCGTCCGCCTCGTCAACGCGGCGATGCCGCATCTCGAGGCGTCGGAAGCCGCGTCGATCTGCGCCGTCTCCTCGGTCTCCGGGCGCGAGATCGACTTCACCGGGCCCGCCTACGGCGCCTTCAAGGCGGCGTTGGTGCACTATGTTCAGGGCCTCGCCTACAAGCTGGCGGCGAAAGGGATCCGGGCGAATTCGGTTTCGCCGGGCAACACCTATTTCGAGGGCGGCATCTGGAACCAGATCGAGACGGGAAACCCGGATCTCTTCGCCGAAGCGTTGGCGCTCAACCCCACGGGACGAATGGGTCGGCCGGAGGAGATCGCTGCGGGCGTGGTCTTCCTGTCCTCGCCGGCGTCATCGTTTACGACGGGAACCAACCTCGTCATCGACGGCGCCCTGACGAAAGGCGTGCAACTGTAG
- a CDS encoding peroxidase family protein, whose protein sequence is MLERLLDRLLGYFARTTDRYVVWHKFPFVLALGAVIGHRVNLRRGNLADTETEPPDLDRPADPGLPADFDVNGFRTPDGSFNDLSKPWMGAAGRRFGRNVPLNEGYVERDERLMDPSPRLVANKLMTRDKFVPVPHLNVLAAAWIQFMLHDWLGHGANDKNRVLEVPLPEGDDWPNGRMTVLSSVPDARNEADEGRPAAFTNVETHWWDASQLYGSSWARMERLRVGPSGRREDGTLEIDERGLLPLDDEVQEKRPGQELSGVNGNWWCGLSVLHTLFAREHNAIVARLRIDHPGASGEWLFQKARLVNAALLAKIHTVEWTPALMDSPVGRMAMRGNYWGLTGERFNRAFGRASDSELVSGIPGSPTDHHGAPYAMTEEFTSVYRLHCLLPDDFSFRSAQDDSMICAANLNEVVFGGARRLYDRMTFDDVLYTLATEHPGAMTLHNFPNALRRIDKKPEEGIFLDLAAVDILRDRERGVPRYARFRELIGAKPPRGFEDITDNLRDRELLREVYGDIGKVDLLVGCLAEAGSKRNWPPRFGFSDTAFRIFILMASRRLKSDRFFSADFRPEIYTEAGFAWVRDNGFRDVVRRHAPALAERFADARNLFFPWARAG, encoded by the coding sequence ATGCTTGAACGATTGCTCGATCGACTGCTTGGCTATTTCGCGAGGACGACCGACCGGTACGTGGTCTGGCACAAGTTTCCCTTCGTTCTGGCGCTCGGCGCCGTGATCGGCCACAGGGTCAACCTGCGCCGCGGCAACCTCGCCGACACCGAGACCGAGCCGCCCGACCTCGACCGGCCCGCCGATCCCGGCCTGCCCGCCGATTTCGACGTGAACGGGTTTCGCACCCCGGACGGAAGCTTTAACGACCTCTCGAAGCCGTGGATGGGCGCGGCGGGGCGGAGATTCGGACGCAACGTCCCGCTGAACGAGGGCTATGTCGAGCGCGACGAGCGATTGATGGACCCGAGCCCGCGGCTCGTCGCCAACAAACTGATGACGCGGGACAAGTTCGTTCCCGTGCCGCATTTGAACGTGCTCGCGGCGGCGTGGATCCAGTTCATGTTGCATGACTGGCTTGGCCATGGCGCGAACGACAAGAACCGTGTGCTCGAAGTGCCGCTCCCCGAAGGCGACGATTGGCCGAACGGCCGAATGACGGTTCTCAGTTCGGTGCCCGACGCCAGGAACGAAGCGGATGAGGGTCGGCCGGCGGCCTTCACCAATGTCGAGACACACTGGTGGGACGCCTCGCAGCTCTACGGTTCCTCCTGGGCGCGAATGGAGCGGCTACGCGTCGGCCCGTCGGGCAGGCGCGAGGATGGGACGCTGGAGATTGACGAACGCGGGCTTCTGCCGCTCGACGATGAAGTGCAGGAGAAACGCCCGGGGCAGGAGCTCTCGGGCGTAAACGGCAACTGGTGGTGCGGTCTCTCCGTTCTCCACACGCTTTTCGCGCGCGAACATAACGCCATCGTCGCGCGGCTGCGCATCGACCATCCGGGAGCGTCCGGCGAGTGGCTGTTCCAGAAGGCGCGGCTGGTGAACGCCGCGCTGCTCGCCAAGATCCACACGGTCGAGTGGACGCCTGCGCTGATGGACAGCCCGGTCGGCCGAATGGCGATGCGCGGCAATTACTGGGGCCTGACGGGCGAACGCTTCAATCGCGCTTTCGGCAGGGCGTCCGACAGCGAGTTGGTTAGCGGCATTCCCGGCTCGCCAACCGACCATCATGGCGCGCCCTATGCGATGACGGAGGAGTTCACGTCGGTCTACCGGCTGCATTGTCTTCTGCCGGACGATTTTTCATTCCGGTCCGCGCAGGACGATTCGATGATTTGCGCGGCCAATCTCAATGAGGTCGTCTTTGGCGGCGCGCGCCGACTATACGATCGCATGACCTTCGATGACGTTCTCTACACGTTGGCGACGGAGCATCCGGGGGCGATGACGCTGCATAATTTTCCGAACGCGTTGCGCCGGATCGACAAGAAACCCGAGGAGGGAATCTTTCTCGACCTCGCCGCGGTCGACATCCTTCGCGATCGTGAGCGGGGCGTGCCGCGCTACGCCAGGTTTCGCGAACTGATCGGCGCGAAACCGCCGCGCGGGTTTGAGGATATCACCGATAATCTTCGCGACCGGGAATTGCTCCGCGAGGTCTATGGCGACATCGGCAAGGTAGATCTTCTCGTCGGTTGCCTCGCCGAAGCGGGTTCGAAGCGGAACTGGCCGCCTCGCTTCGGATTCTCCGATACGGCGTTCCGCATCTTCATTTTGATGGCGTCGCGGCGGCTCAAGAGCGACCGGTTCTTCTCGGCCGATTTCCGGCCGGAGATCTACACCGAAGCGGGCTTCGCCTGGGTGCGCGACAATGGTTTCAGGGATGTTGTCCGCCGTCATGCGCCCGCGCTCGCCGAGCGGTTCGCCGATGCGCGCAACCTGTTCTTCCCCTGGGCCCGGGCGGGTTGA
- a CDS encoding FAD-binding protein — MPRRIQNWKRAITYTANSLERVTSVAEIQAIVKDTGRYPSPVRAKGSHHSTTRCVVAEGGTVIDMTGMNAILKIDRQNRTITMQAGVLLVDAAKALEKEGLQFYVNIELGNLTVGAGACSGTKDASYFDGEEGGWEYGQVHSYCVGLKAVGRDGEIVEATEKDVPELMTAMRASMGMLGLIFEVTYRVKPIKAMAVRHAVYPVHEFARDLEGLIANEQSIMLYLFPFLDKVVVEIRYDMPGPPEPGSWVWKIRNYTWKTLWPGTAHLLGLILPRIIRFAVIDVLNRLTVLIIGSVLKDRNSSPADQIIRYSETAGFASYTFSIWAFPRESYAETILKYFAFCKQYYKDNHYRCDMLNVGYHIAEDRSSLFSYTRRGPALTLDPVATGLPGWEGFLYAYNDFCSRNDGRPLFNQTGSLSPLQARKAFGPEIDAFLVHRRRMDPDDRFYTPHFRALFESV, encoded by the coding sequence ATGCCAAGAAGGATCCAGAACTGGAAGCGGGCGATAACCTATACCGCAAACTCGTTGGAGCGGGTGACCAGCGTCGCGGAGATACAGGCCATCGTGAAGGACACGGGACGCTATCCCTCGCCTGTCCGCGCCAAGGGCTCGCACCACTCCACCACACGCTGCGTCGTCGCCGAAGGCGGCACCGTCATCGACATGACCGGCATGAACGCGATCCTGAAGATCGACCGGCAGAACCGGACGATCACCATGCAGGCCGGTGTCCTTCTTGTCGACGCCGCGAAGGCGCTCGAGAAGGAGGGACTACAATTCTACGTCAATATCGAACTCGGCAATCTGACCGTAGGCGCCGGGGCATGCTCCGGCACCAAGGACGCCTCCTATTTCGACGGGGAGGAAGGCGGTTGGGAATACGGACAGGTCCACTCCTACTGCGTCGGCCTCAAGGCGGTCGGCCGTGACGGCGAGATCGTCGAGGCGACGGAGAAAGACGTTCCGGAGCTGATGACCGCGATGCGCGCCTCGATGGGTATGCTCGGCCTGATCTTCGAGGTCACCTACAGGGTGAAGCCGATCAAAGCGATGGCGGTCCGCCATGCCGTCTATCCCGTGCATGAATTCGCGCGCGATCTCGAAGGGCTGATCGCAAATGAGCAGTCGATCATGCTCTATCTCTTTCCATTCCTCGATAAGGTGGTGGTCGAAATCCGCTACGACATGCCGGGGCCGCCCGAGCCGGGAAGCTGGGTCTGGAAGATCCGGAACTACACATGGAAAACGCTCTGGCCGGGAACCGCGCATCTTCTCGGCCTGATCCTGCCGCGCATCATTCGGTTCGCGGTCATAGATGTCCTCAATCGGCTTACGGTCCTGATCATCGGATCTGTCCTCAAGGATCGGAACTCAAGCCCGGCCGACCAGATCATCCGCTATTCGGAGACTGCCGGCTTCGCTTCCTACACCTTCTCGATATGGGCGTTTCCGCGCGAGAGTTATGCAGAAACGATCCTGAAATATTTCGCTTTCTGCAAACAGTATTACAAGGACAACCACTATCGTTGCGACATGCTCAATGTCGGCTATCACATCGCGGAGGACCGCAGCTCGCTCTTCTCCTATACGCGCCGGGGGCCCGCTCTGACGCTTGATCCCGTCGCGACGGGGCTGCCGGGCTGGGAAGGGTTCCTCTACGCCTATAACGACTTCTGTTCGCGCAATGACGGGCGGCCGCTCTTCAATCAGACCGGCTCGCTATCGCCACTTCAGGCCCGGAAAGCGTTTGGACCGGAGATTGATGCGTTCCTCGTCCACCGCCGCCGGATGGACCCCGATGACCGCTTCTACACCCCGCACTTCCGAGCGCTTTTCGAGAGCGTCTGA
- the purM gene encoding phosphoribosylformylglycinamidine cyclo-ligase, which yields MTNRPSGLTYRDAGVDIDAGAALVDAIKPAAATTRRSGVMDGLGGFGAMFDPRAAGFKDPILVAATDGVGTKLKLAIETGRLGSVGIDLVAMCVNDLVCQGAEPLFFLDYFATGKLDVAEGAAIVRGVAEGCRLAGCALIGGETAEMPGLYAKGDFDLAGFAVGAMERGAGLPREMAAGDALIALPSSGVHSNGYSLVRKITERARLGWDDAAPFVGTPLGEALLTPTRIYVPAALAAIRAGAAAIAHITGGGITENLPRVLQGGLGAEIELSSWKLPPVFQWLMAEAGIDGPEMLKTFNCGLGMILVAPAPEAAAVEAALTDAGETPIWIGRLTGAPGVVYTGALA from the coding sequence ATGACCAACCGCCCCAGCGGCCTCACCTATCGTGACGCCGGCGTGGATATCGACGCGGGCGCCGCGCTGGTTGACGCGATCAAGCCCGCCGCGGCCACGACGCGCCGGTCCGGCGTGATGGACGGGCTCGGCGGGTTTGGCGCGATGTTCGACCCGCGCGCCGCCGGCTTCAAGGACCCGATCCTGGTCGCGGCGACCGACGGCGTCGGCACCAAATTGAAGCTGGCGATCGAGACCGGGCGGCTCGGCTCGGTCGGGATCGACCTGGTCGCGATGTGCGTGAACGATCTGGTCTGCCAGGGGGCGGAGCCGCTCTTTTTCCTCGACTATTTCGCCACCGGAAAGCTCGATGTAGCGGAAGGCGCCGCCATCGTCAGGGGCGTCGCCGAGGGCTGCCGCCTCGCGGGCTGCGCGCTGATCGGCGGTGAGACGGCGGAGATGCCCGGGCTCTACGCGAAGGGTGATTTCGACCTTGCCGGTTTCGCCGTCGGCGCGATGGAGCGCGGCGCGGGCCTGCCGCGTGAGATGGCGGCGGGCGACGCGCTGATCGCCCTCCCCTCCTCCGGCGTTCATTCCAACGGCTACTCGCTAGTGCGGAAAATCACCGAACGAGCGCGCCTCGGCTGGGACGACGCGGCCCCGTTCGTGGGCACGCCGCTCGGCGAAGCGCTTCTCACGCCGACCCGCATCTATGTCCCGGCCGCGCTCGCGGCGATCCGCGCGGGGGCCGCGGCGATCGCGCATATCACCGGCGGCGGGATCACGGAGAACCTGCCGCGCGTGCTTCAGGGCGGCCTCGGCGCCGAGATCGAGCTTTCGTCCTGGAAACTCCCGCCGGTCTTTCAATGGTTGATGGCGGAAGCCGGAATCGACGGGCCGGAGATGCTCAAGACCTTTAATTGTGGTCTCGGCATGATCCTCGTCGCGCCCGCGCCGGAAGCGGCGGCGGTGGAGGCCGCGCTCACCGACGCAGGAGAGACGCCGATCTGGATCGGCCGCCTCACCGGAGCACCGGGCGTCGTCTACACGGGCGCGCTGGCGTGA
- the purN gene encoding phosphoribosylglycinamide formyltransferase: MNSRRRAAIFISGRGSNMTALLRAMADPTYPAKAALVLSNNPTAPGLGLAAAAGVATAVVDHRPHKGDRGAFEAELSRALAAADIDLICLAGFMRILTGGFVDQWRDRMVNIHPSLLPAFTGLETHARALAAGVAFHGCTTHLVRAEMDDGPILGQAALRIRPEDDAKKLAARVLELEHRLYPASLLRWLNDDITLDNNRLRISPLAFFED, from the coding sequence GTGAATAGCCGGCGCCGCGCGGCGATCTTCATCTCCGGACGCGGCAGCAACATGACCGCGCTGCTACGGGCGATGGCCGATCCCACGTATCCCGCCAAGGCGGCGCTTGTTCTCTCCAACAATCCCACCGCGCCAGGCCTCGGGTTGGCGGCGGCCGCCGGCGTGGCGACGGCCGTGGTCGACCACCGTCCGCACAAGGGGGATCGCGGCGCGTTCGAGGCGGAGTTGTCCCGCGCGCTCGCCGCCGCCGACATAGACCTGATCTGCCTCGCCGGGTTCATGCGCATCCTCACCGGCGGTTTCGTCGACCAATGGCGGGACAGGATGGTGAATATCCACCCCTCGCTTCTACCCGCCTTCACGGGGCTGGAGACTCATGCCCGCGCGCTTGCGGCGGGCGTCGCCTTTCACGGCTGCACCACACATCTTGTGCGCGCGGAAATGGATGACGGCCCGATCCTCGGCCAGGCCGCGCTCCGGATCAGGCCGGAAGACGACGCCAAGAAACTCGCGGCGCGCGTTCTCGAGCTCGAACACCGTCTTTACCCTGCGTCGCTCTTGCGCTGGCTAAATGACGATATAACACTTGATAACAATAGATTACGCATTTCTCCTCTTGCATTTTTTGAAGACTGA
- a CDS encoding 3-keto-5-aminohexanoate cleavage protein → MPLTMNREVFITAALTGSGGTQDRSRHVPRSPREIAESAIRAAKAGAAIVHAHVRDPETGVPARDPALYREVVERIRESATDVVINLTAGMGGDIVTGPAEAPLPLAAGTDFIPAAARVAHILDSRPEICTLDCGTMNFAEADYIMANTPGMLEAMAGMMVECGVQIEIEAFDTGHLWLARSLVERGVIPAPVLVQLCMGVPWGAPDDLNTFMAMVNNVPPGWTFSAFGLGRNEMPYVAAAVLAGGNVRVGLEDNLWLEKGVLATNEALVERARGIVEGMGARVIGPEEARTRLKLEKRAPK, encoded by the coding sequence ATGCCGCTCACCATGAACCGCGAGGTTTTCATCACCGCCGCCCTCACCGGCTCCGGCGGCACGCAGGATCGCTCGCGCCATGTGCCGCGTTCGCCCAGGGAGATCGCTGAAAGCGCGATCCGGGCGGCGAAGGCCGGCGCAGCCATCGTTCACGCCCATGTCCGCGACCCCGAAACCGGCGTCCCTGCGCGCGATCCGGCGCTCTATCGCGAGGTGGTCGAACGGATCCGCGAGAGCGCCACCGACGTCGTTATCAACCTCACCGCCGGCATGGGCGGCGATATCGTCACCGGCCCGGCCGAAGCGCCGCTGCCGTTGGCGGCAGGCACGGATTTCATCCCGGCGGCGGCGCGCGTGGCGCATATCCTCGACAGCCGGCCAGAGATCTGCACGCTCGACTGCGGCACGATGAACTTCGCCGAGGCCGATTACATCATGGCCAATACGCCTGGAATGCTCGAAGCGATGGCCGGAATGATGGTGGAGTGCGGCGTCCAGATCGAGATCGAGGCGTTCGACACCGGTCACCTCTGGCTCGCAAGAAGCCTTGTCGAACGCGGCGTGATTCCGGCGCCGGTCCTAGTCCAGCTTTGCATGGGCGTACCGTGGGGCGCGCCGGACGATCTGAACACCTTCATGGCGATGGTCAACAACGTCCCCCCCGGCTGGACCTTTTCCGCTTTCGGGCTCGGGCGCAACGAGATGCCCTATGTCGCGGCGGCAGTGCTGGCGGGCGGGAATGTCCGGGTCGGGCTCGAAGACAATCTCTGGCTTGAAAAAGGCGTCCTCGCGACCAACGAAGCGCTTGTCGAGCGCGCGCGAGGCATTGTCGAGGGCATGGGCGCGCGGGTGATCGGCCCAGAGGAGGCGCGCACACGGCTGAAGCTGGAGAAACGGGCGCCGAAATGA
- a CDS encoding carnitine 3-dehydrogenase yields MNEIRKVALIGGGVIGGGWTARLIENGMDVSVFDPDPEAERKLNAVLAGADRAYAKLTMAPHPKKGAVSFAPSIAEAVADARLVIESVPERLDLKHRVFAEIEAANSTAVIASSTSGIMPTELQAELEYPGRLIVAHPFNPVYLLPLVELVAGKDTDARHIEWAKEFYSAIGMRPLVCRVEIEGFISDRLQEALWREALWLLKDKVATAEELDAAIAYGPGLRWAQMGTMQTFHLAGGEGGMRAMLAMFGPCLKWPWTKLTDVPELTDGFVEMVGAQCDAQSGDLGPRDLEHIRDDNLIAIMQALKVNGWGAGQVLAAYEKALFDRGAPAPAADLSQPIRTLERQVPPDWTDYNNHMNEARYLQCFADATDAFMRIIGADADYIAAGRSYFTVETHIRHLNEVKALEPIYTATQVIEGKGKKMRLFHEMRHADGRLLATGEHMLIHVSLESRAACEPAREILSKLEEIAALHARLTPPDGVGRAIGMRG; encoded by the coding sequence ATGAATGAAATCAGGAAAGTCGCGTTGATCGGCGGCGGCGTCATCGGCGGCGGCTGGACCGCACGACTGATCGAAAATGGCATGGATGTCAGCGTCTTCGACCCCGATCCCGAGGCGGAGCGCAAGCTGAACGCCGTGCTGGCGGGGGCCGACCGCGCCTACGCCAAACTCACGATGGCGCCCCATCCGAAAAAGGGCGCGGTCAGTTTCGCGCCGAGCATCGCCGAGGCCGTCGCCGACGCCCGTCTCGTGATCGAGAGCGTGCCGGAGCGGCTCGACCTCAAGCACCGCGTCTTTGCAGAGATCGAGGCGGCGAACTCCACCGCCGTGATCGCTTCCTCCACTTCCGGCATCATGCCCACGGAGCTACAGGCCGAACTCGAATATCCCGGCAGGCTGATCGTCGCGCACCCGTTCAACCCTGTGTACCTTCTGCCCCTCGTGGAGCTCGTCGCGGGGAAGGATACGGACGCCAGACATATCGAATGGGCGAAGGAATTCTATTCCGCCATCGGCATGCGTCCGCTTGTGTGCCGGGTCGAGATCGAGGGGTTCATCTCCGACCGTTTGCAGGAGGCGCTCTGGCGCGAGGCGCTCTGGCTTCTGAAGGACAAGGTGGCGACGGCGGAGGAGCTTGACGCCGCCATCGCCTACGGGCCTGGGCTCCGCTGGGCGCAGATGGGCACGATGCAGACCTTTCACCTGGCCGGCGGCGAGGGCGGAATGCGCGCCATGCTGGCGATGTTCGGCCCCTGCCTGAAATGGCCGTGGACGAAGCTGACCGACGTTCCGGAGCTGACGGACGGCTTCGTCGAGATGGTCGGCGCGCAATGCGACGCGCAGTCCGGCGATCTCGGCCCGCGCGATCTCGAGCACATCCGGGACGACAATCTCATCGCCATCATGCAGGCGCTGAAAGTCAACGGCTGGGGCGCCGGTCAGGTCCTCGCCGCATATGAGAAAGCGCTCTTCGACCGCGGCGCCCCCGCGCCCGCCGCCGACCTCTCGCAGCCGATCCGCACGCTCGAACGCCAGGTGCCGCCGGATTGGACCGACTACAACAATCACATGAACGAGGCCCGGTATCTGCAATGCTTCGCCGATGCGACCGACGCCTTCATGCGGATCATCGGGGCGGATGCGGATTACATCGCCGCCGGCCGCTCGTATTTCACCGTCGAGACCCATATCCGCCATCTCAACGAGGTGAAGGCGCTGGAGCCGATCTACACTGCAACGCAGGTGATCGAAGGAAAGGGCAAGAAGATGCGCCTCTTCCATGAGATGCGCCACGCGGACGGCAGGCTTCTGGCGACGGGCGAGCACATGCTGATCCATGTGAGTCTCGAGAGCCGCGCAGCCTGCGAACCCGCGCGCGAGATTCTCTCCAAGTTGGAGGAGATCGCAGCGCTTCACGCGCGCCTCACGCCCCCCGATGGTGTCGGGCGCGCCATCGGGATGCGGGGCTGA
- a CDS encoding c-type cytochrome — protein sequence MKQTLTTIIAISVVSAAHAAGGSVERGAYLVSIMDCAGCHSGRAPDGAPDPDAYLAGGALGFELPGLGVFWPPNLTPDVETGLGAWSDEEIVDAIRAGMRPDGRTLAPIMPWESYSVLTDSDAADLVAYLRALPPVRRATPPPVPTGGTAGAPYFAVAMPN from the coding sequence ATGAAACAAACGCTGACGACGATCATCGCGATCTCGGTGGTGAGCGCCGCGCACGCGGCGGGGGGCTCGGTCGAGCGGGGCGCCTATCTTGTGTCGATCATGGATTGCGCCGGTTGCCATTCCGGCCGCGCGCCGGATGGCGCCCCGGACCCGGACGCCTATCTCGCGGGCGGCGCGCTTGGGTTCGAATTGCCGGGCCTTGGCGTCTTCTGGCCTCCGAACCTGACGCCGGATGTCGAGACCGGGCTTGGCGCCTGGAGCGACGAGGAGATCGTGGACGCGATCCGAGCCGGCATGCGGCCGGACGGCCGCACGCTGGCGCCGATCATGCCCTGGGAATCCTACAGCGTGCTGACGGACTCGGACGCGGCGGATCTCGTCGCCTATCTGCGCGCCCTGCCCCCGGTCAGGCGCGCGACGCCGCCTCCTGTGCCGACGGGTGGGACGGCTGGCGCCCCGTATTTCGCTGTGGCCATGCCGAATTAG
- a CDS encoding acyl-CoA dehydrogenase family protein, giving the protein MQFGLTEEQEMIVSTVRNFVEKEIYPHEDVVERTGEVPPEIGAAIREKCIGIGFYAANFPESVGGPGLSHLEFALVERELGRGSLALTHFFGRPQNILMACEGEQRERYLLPAVRGERMDALAMTEPDAGSDVRGMKCAARRDGGDWVVNGTKHFISGADHADFVIVFVATGEDQTPKGLKKRITAFLVDRGHPGFTIRHGYNSVSHRGYKNMVLEFDDCRLPDAQVLGAIDGGFAVMNEWLYATRITVATMCVGRARRVFDLALGYAAERRQFGQQIGKFQGVSFQIADMITEIDAADLLTLSAAARLDAGLPANREIASAKLYASEMLARVTDAAIQIHGGMGLMDDLPLARFWRDARVERIWDGTSEIQRHIIGRELLRPLGGRS; this is encoded by the coding sequence ATGCAATTTGGACTGACCGAAGAGCAGGAGATGATCGTCTCCACGGTGCGCAATTTCGTGGAGAAGGAGATATATCCCCACGAGGACGTGGTGGAGCGCACCGGCGAAGTGCCGCCCGAGATCGGCGCCGCGATCAGGGAAAAATGTATCGGAATCGGCTTTTACGCCGCGAACTTCCCTGAGAGCGTCGGCGGCCCCGGCCTCTCGCATCTCGAATTCGCCCTGGTCGAGCGCGAGCTTGGCCGCGGATCGCTGGCGCTCACGCATTTCTTCGGCCGGCCCCAGAACATCCTGATGGCCTGCGAGGGCGAGCAGCGGGAGCGCTATCTTCTCCCCGCGGTGCGGGGCGAGCGGATGGACGCGCTGGCGATGACGGAACCCGACGCCGGCTCGGATGTGCGCGGCATGAAATGCGCTGCGCGCCGCGACGGTGGCGACTGGGTGGTGAACGGAACCAAGCATTTCATCTCTGGCGCCGATCACGCCGATTTCGTGATCGTCTTTGTCGCCACCGGCGAGGATCAGACCCCGAAAGGGCTGAAAAAGCGCATCACCGCTTTTCTGGTCGATCGCGGCCACCCCGGTTTCACGATCCGACACGGCTACAACTCCGTCAGCCATCGCGGCTACAAGAACATGGTGCTGGAGTTCGACGATTGCCGCCTGCCCGACGCGCAGGTGCTGGGCGCGATCGATGGCGGCTTCGCGGTGATGAACGAATGGCTCTACGCCACGCGCATCACGGTCGCGACGATGTGCGTCGGCCGGGCGCGCCGCGTATTCGACCTCGCGCTCGGCTACGCCGCCGAGCGCCGCCAGTTCGGCCAGCAGATCGGCAAGTTCCAGGGCGTGAGCTTCCAGATCGCCGACATGATCACGGAGATCGACGCCGCCGATCTCCTGACGCTCTCGGCCGCCGCGCGGCTGGACGCCGGCCTGCCCGCGAACCGAGAGATCGCCTCCGCCAAGCTCTACGCCTCGGAAATGCTCGCCCGCGTCACCGACGCCGCGATCCAGATCCACGGCGGCATGGGCCTGATGGACGATCTCCCCCTCGCCCGCTTCTGGCGCGACGCGCGGGTGGAGCGGATCTGGGACGGGACAAGCGAGATCCAGCGCCATATCATCGGGCGGGAGTTGCTGCGGCCCTTGGGGGGAAGAAGTTGA